In the Endozoicomonas sp. SCSIO W0465 genome, ATACCATTTCCTGCCTTTTAAGCGCGTGTCAGAGTATTTTAATACTCTCTATAAAATGAGTGTAAGTGCAGGCACTGTCGCCAATTTTGTGGCCAGAACCTATGAAAATCTGGCTTCTACTGAAGAGGTTATTCGTGACGCCTTGCGGGAATCGTCTGTTGCCGGAGCCGATGAAACGGGTATGCGGGCCGAGGGCTCTTTGCACTGGCTACACGTTATGCGGGATGAACAATGGACGCTCTACTACTTGTCTGGTAACTATTCAGCACTGAGCAAAGGCATATTACAGTAATTCCGAACAGCTCTATGAAGTGATTGATATATGTCCATTCCCTGTTTTCTGGCAGACGACAAATAGCTGCGAATCCGTGCAAACATAGAACCACCGTCTGCACTCCTGAAGCAGCCTGAGATTTTCTGCTTTAACTTGGCCATTCGAACATCCCGCTCACTGCCATTGTTATCGAAGGGAATGGTAAAATCTGACATGAAGCGCAGTGTCTCAGCCTTGAACTCAGTGAGTCGTTTGAAGAGATTGTAAGCTTTAGTATTCTTGACTTTCTTGCGCTTAAGCTCCTCTCGTTGCTTCTCCATATAGACGACTTCTTTCATTAGAGCCCGCTGAAGCAACCGGTCATAAATCTTCTCGATTCGTTCACAGACAACACTTGGCATCTGTAGCATACCTATGGTCTTAAAGCCCTTGCAGTAATGCCAGGAAAGCCTCAGTAGCTTCATCAATCGCAACGCCAGTTGATTGCTGTCCCTATCAACAACACCCAAAAGCTCCCTCAGGTGATGGGCATTGCAAAGTACGTGAGTTGCCGCATATGCAAAATAGGATTTCCAATGATCATGAACCAGAACGCCTGCAAATGTTAGCAGTATGCCCATCGTGTCCATGGCCTCACGACCTCGCTTTTCAGACAAGTAGTAGAGCGTCCATTGTTCATCCCGCATAACGTGTAGCCAGTGCAAAGAGCCCTCGGCCCGCATACCCGTTTCATCGGCTCCGGCAACAGACGATTCCCGCAAGGCGTCACGAATAACCTCTTCAGTAGAAGCCAGATTTTCATAGGTTCTGGCCACAAAATTGGCGACAGTGCCTGCACTTACACTCATTTTATAGAGAGTATTAAAATACTCTGACACGCGCTTAAAAGGCAGGAAATGGTATTGGTTAAGATAGACGGCCATAGCCTGTGTGGCTGAGCCATATTGTGCGGCAGCGGTAACACCTTCCGGGAATTCAGCCTGATTCCGACAACCACAAGTGCAGATTTTTACTTCAGCTCTATGGGCCGTTACTTCAAATTCACCCGGTCTCCCTGGTTCAAACACCTGTCGTTCAATATATTTGACCGGCTCACTATCAAGAAGAGACGCCTGACATTTATTGCATTCTTTAACCGGAAGGTACTCAATATAGTCAGGGATATCGACCTGTTTAAGACAAGTGCCCTGATGCCCTTTCTTTCCACCGGCTTTATTACCAGAAGACTGTCTCAGACTTTTAGGATTGGGTTTTCATCCGATGGATCGGTACCTTTATCTGCGGAAAGGTCGTCAGAATGATCTGGAGAATTACTGTTTTTACAAGGTTTTTGATAACCATCAGACGATGGCGGCTTGCTGCTGTTTTGACTGTTCTTGCCAACCTTTTCTTCCAATTCTCGACATCGCTCTTCCAGACAGGCAACTCTCATCCGCAGCTCTGCATTCTCTTTCAAGAGAATCTCAGCCGACATAGTTGCGGGTAGTTCTGGAATCATGCTGGCGAATATTGTGGAAAAATGGTGCTTAAGAGGATGGTATAAAAATCAGAAAATTCCAGATTTATGTGGGGGTGCTGAACAGTTACAAAAGTTCATTACCATATTGACAGATCAGCAGCTCCACAAAATCAATTTTATTCTTTTTGTATGCTTCTTCTGCCAGAAATTTTGCTATCTCGGAGAAATTCTGAATTTTTTTCAACCCATTGAGAATCAATTCGATACTGTCCATCTTACTACAAATCATAATTTTTTTAAGCCATAATGTCTCCTTAAGCGGTATATAATTGCCATTGGCCTTGGCAAATTTGATCATTAACTCATGTAGCAATATCAAGTCTTTTTTATCAATTGCCAGATCAAAGGCATTATGCGTCCACCATGAAGGATAATCACGCTCATAGAGATGCTTGGCTTTTATACTCGACTTTAGAGTTTTAAGAGCACAATAGTTCCGGCGCATAATCTGCTAAAAGCAACCATCCCCAATGACGAAATTCGAGATGGTTGCCATGCTCACTTCAGATCATCAAGTAATCCTCAGGGAGCTCGCTTCATATACAACCTTTCTTGCTGGAGCGCTATCATCAACTGCAGTACCAACGTTCTGCGAACTGCTGTTCGGTTGCATGCTTTCAGCCGACGGCTTTGTTACACAGGCGTTGTTAACAATTGATTTTCATTGTGTGTGGAGCAGCTACCACCACTGGCTATCTCAGGGCAAGTGGCAATGGAAGAACTTGGCACGCCACTTGATCCGTCTGGTCTGCTCCAAAGCTCCTGAGAATCAACCTGTGGTCCTGGGGCTTGATGACTGGGTAATCGAACGGTTTTCCGACAAAGCCCCTGCTTGTCGTACACATCATCAACACAGCAAGAAACGCAATCGGCCGACGTACATCTGGGGGCAGTGTTGGGTTTCCCTGGCCATCATATTTGAGCGGGCTGCAGATGAAGTATTTACCGCCATACCGGTGATCTCATTTCCGACACCAGCTTCAGGTAACACCAGCAAACTGAAAATTGCCGTGGCCATGCTCAGGGTGGTACGCAATGAAGTGAAGGATCGAGTGCTACGCCTGCTAACCGATTGCTGGTATATGAACTGGACACTGATAAAGCCAGCTCTGGAAATGAACATAGAAGTTGTTGGTCAGATACCTTCAAATCGGGCCCTCTATGCTTTGCCGCCAGCACCCACCGTAAAGAAGCGAGGGCGCCCAAAAAAGTACGGCATCAAGATGACGACAGAACAGGTTAAGAAACTGCCGGAAGAAAAAGCAACAGTATGGATGTACGGCAAATTTCGCAAAATACGTTATCGTACCCTGATCTGTCGCGCCAGATTCCTTAAAGGTCGTGAAGTACGCGTCGTCTGGAGTCGCTTTGAAAATGACAAAGGTCTGACCGAAAGCAGAATATTCATCTCGACCAATCCGGAACTTGAGGGACTGGAGGTGCTTCGTGCCTATTCCCGGAGATGGCCGGTAGAGCCAATGTTTCACCAACTCAAACATGCTTTTGGCTGTTGCCATTTATGGCAGCAGAAATTGCGAACACTGCTTCGATGGATGCATTTGAAAATGGCAGGCTATGCATTATTGCAGTTATTAACCGTTTGTAAAAATCAGGCATGTCTGAATATTTCTCGGATACCCTGGAGAAGCCCGGATACAACCACTGCAGGCATGATGAAAATTGCTCTTTCAGGAATTATTCCGAGGTTCTCTATTCGCAAGGGCTGGAACAGATATAAGCAAAAATATGAGTTCAATTTTCGCGATCTGATCGACCAGTTAATACCGGATAATTCAGAAGCAGCATAACTAAAGGCTTTTAGGCAAAAAACGGAAGTAATAACGAACTTGGAAAAACAGTTCACTGATTTCGGCTTGCTTCACTATAAAAAGCTGACCGAATTATCGTTTTATACAGACTCTAAAGTCGAGCTTTTATAGTGGGATCAATTTTTTTATCCAGCAACCATGCTATTGTTTTTGGGGAATCTGTGATTATGGCAATATTGATCATGGGGATACAGCGAAGACGGTCATGAATGTCAATAGCATAGCTATCACTTAACCAGTTAAACTGTTCAAGTAGTTCAATAAATTCCAGTTGATCGTTTTCTATAAGCATTAATACAAGTTGACCAAAATCATCAATTGCCTCTGGTGTTCCGGCTTTTTCAATCATAAATTTAAATAGCTCTTTATTATTATTCATCGCAGCATGGAAGAATGGATCAAACAGAAAAGGGAAGGTTATATTAATCGTTGCGGTAATAGTCAGGCCAGCCTCATGAAATTTCTCCAGTTCTTCAAAATTACCCTTTTTAATTGCTTCCATTATTTGTAGATTTTCCTCATGGGTGTTTTTTCTTGCACATCGGGTGGTAACAGACTTAGCATTTTGCGTTGCTGTTGGCCAGGTGGTTTGTGAAGCGGGTATCAAACTGTTGCTTGATTGGTTGCTGGCTTCTGATACCTTTCGGTAGTCAAAAGAGGGAGTGACAGAGTGATTGCTATCAAGGCTTTCGTAGCTTTCGGCAATATTGAGTGGAAAATAATTATCATTATAAGCTTTCATTATCAACTCCCTTTCTTTGTTAACAATACTTAGTGAAACACTTTGATAATTATTTTGACCATTAACTTCAGGATTGGTTCAGGTTCTCTGTATTGCTTATTTTTACATTCAGCCTGCTTGCTAACATTCACCAGCCCGGGCCTGGGCTGTTGCTTCTGCATAGGTGGGTGGTTGCTGCCCGTGCAGTGCCGTTTCATTAACCATGTGTTCTGTTTGTGTTCCCTGCTCGCAGGTGGTTTGCGTAGCCTGTTCACAGGTCGTTGGTGCGGTCGGCACAGGGGCACTTGGAGCGGGACGAACGGGTAATCGAATCCTATCATCCGGTGAGCGAAACAAAGACAGAGATTGCCCGTAATAATCCCGGTGATTGAATGCTGCACGAATAGCCTGGCAGTTTGACGCTTCGGGGTTTTCACGTTTGAGTAACTTATAGCTGTTATAGACGTCGCTGCAGTAACTGTAACCGATCATTGAGCAAATAGGGACGCCAATTAGTCCGCACACACTTAGCAGTACGAAAAAACCGGAGGTGTTGTAAAAAGCGGTGGGTTCAGCAGTCGTGGTCAGGTTTGTTGTTGGATAGGCGGAGGATAGCGTGTACGAGGTAGCTGCCTTTGACCCATTATTGTTTGTATAGGTCATGCTGCAGCCAAACGCCCCATCAGGACATGCTGGCCTGGTACTGACCGGGTATGCACCCGCCAGAGAGGGCATCGCCGCCAACAGCGCCAGACTCTCTTTTATGCCCGGACAAACGAGGGAGAGTTGCTCCGATTCCATCGCTTGCCTGTAGGCGAAACCTGCGACATTGCGCATCAGCTTGTTGCTACCCTGCAGACCAGCCTGTAAGACCTCTCTGGCAAACTGTACGCCGTAATCAGACAAAGATTTTTCTGCCGTAGTACCGTTATCCGGGACCGACAGGCTCGGTTGTGCATAGCTGACAGTCCTGCCATTGGTCGTTGGCGCCTGGCAACAATATTCGGTTTGGGAAGCGGCATCTTTTTTTACGCCAACCTTGTGCACATGGGATAAGGCTGATGACAGTTCAGGGAGAGCGTGCATCGTATTTTAACCTTCATTCCGAAGTAACCTGTTCTATAGACCACCTGGCGGCAATGAAGTTCAATCAACAAGATGGGGTAAATGGTCCGCTCTGCATTGCAAGGAAACGTTTTCCATCATCTGAACTCTTGAATTCAGGCAAGTGTTTCATGCTGTCAAAATAACGATAATTATCTTTAGTCACTCCTTTTCTTAAAGGGAATGGCCTGATTTTAACGATTACACTGAGCCAGCATCCCAGCACTGGCTGCAGAGTCCGTGCTGACTCACCTGTCCCGGCCAATAGCAGGAGCCCGGCCAGATCATCTGAGGCACACCTTCCAATTCATCGGTAACTCTAACCCCGGTTTCCCGAATCGAATGACCCTGCCCTCACCGAATGCTTGTTCGGATCATCATGCTGTTGACATGGTCACACTCAAACCGGGTAAAACCATATGCATGAAAAAGGGTAGTGTTCATGGCCATACCTTGCGACAGTTTTTACTCAATCACTCTCGCGCCAAAAAATGGTTCGAGACTACTGATCGGCCGGACCGTATGCCTGCCCGACGGTAATCAAACCAGTTACTATTTTGTCAGGTGCAACGAACACCTGAAGAACCTTGCCATCACCACCGGCCACGGCTCAGGGAATCTGGATCTGCATGTGAGTAACCATGGATGGGATGATGCGATGAAAAAACCACCCGAATCAGCACAGCCAAGTAATAATGAATGCGTCATTTTCAACAGAGAGGGCCAACCAACCACTGATCGATTAGTGAGGGTCTGCATTCCCACGGGGGAGAGGGTGTCGCAAAACCCTCGTTCCCACGCTTTTAGGCCCTGTGGGTCCCGCGTGGGAATGCATAGTGCGCTGGGATAAGCGGCGTATATCTTGCGGGTGAAAGTCCCGTTGCGGAAGGAGAACCAGCTCCACCGTATAGCGAGTCTTGCGTTGCTGAAGGTAACGAAAGTGATGAAGCGTAGACAGCGAAATATCCGAGCCGAAACCAAATGGTGAACGTGACAGCTCCGAAATACCACTTGTTGTGGGTGCCGATGCTCTTATGCAGGCAGCAGGCCCAAGAGTGCTGTGTAAGGTCAGTCTGGGAATCCGAGCAGCACTACCCACCGGAGTCGCAGGCGTCGGCGAGTTTATAGAGATATACGACTGAACCCAGGAGATCCATAGGGCTCTCAAAGGATTGAGTATGTTAAGTACAAGTGCAAAACACGAGGCTTTACAGATGGCTCTAGGAAGTCGGAGTCAGTCATAGTAGTGATGAAGCGGGTAACGACCGTGGAGCGAAGGGCTGGCAGATAGATCGAGCGTGAGAGAGAAACAATGACCGTACTCAGCAACGACGGACAAGCATGGTTAACGAAACTTGAGCGCATAGGTGAGAAATCAGCATACGACAGACAAATAGTGTTCAATAACCTTGGTCACCTGCTAAATGTTGACATGCTGAAGGAGCAATTCCATCGGTTGGACGGGAATAAAGCCGTAGGTATTGACCGTGAGACAAAGGAGACTTACGGCGTAAAACTGGATGAAAATCTGAAACACCTTCTCCAGCGCATTCGCCGTGGGACTTACAGGCCAAAACCCGCGAGGGTCACTGAAATCCCGAAAGAGGATGGGAGCAAACGGCCACTGGTCATATCCTGCTTTGAAGACAAACTGGTGCAACTTGCAGCCAGTCAAATCCCTGGCAAGATATACGAACCGCTGTTTCTACCGTGCTCATACGGATTCAGGCCCGGCTTGAGTTGTCACGATGCTTTGAGGACTTTGCTGCAGTCCAGTTCCCGAAACCGGGATGGTGCTGTCTACGTGATAGATGAATGGTAACTGTTCAGCACCCCCACATAAATCTGGAATTTTCTGATTTTTATACCATCCTCTTAAGCACCATTTTTCCACAATATTCGCCAGCATGATTCCAGAACTACCCGCAACTATGTCGGCTGAGATTCTCTTGAAAGAGAATGCAGAGCTGCGGATGAGAGTTGCCTGTCTGGAAGAGCGATGTCGAGAATTGGAAGAAAAGGTTGGCAAGAACAGTCAAAACAGCAGCAAGCCGCCATCGTCTGATGGTTATCAAAAACCTTGTAAAAACAGTAATTCTCCAGATCATTCTGACGACCTTTCCGCAGATAAAGGTACCGATCCATCGGATGAAAAACCCAATCCTAAAAGTCTGAGACAGTCTTCTGGTAATAAAGCCGGTGGAAAGAAAGGGCATCAGGGCACTTGTCTTAAACAGGTCGATATCCCTGACTATATTGAGTACCTTCCGGTTAAAGAATGCAATAAATGTCAGGCGTCTCTTCTTGATAGTGAGCCGGTCAAATATATTGAACGACAGGTGTTTGAACCAGGGAGACCGGGTGAATTTGAAGTAACGGCCCATAGAGCTGAAGTAAAAATCTGCACTTGTGGTTGTCGGAATCAGGCTGAATTCCCGGAAGGTGTTACCGCTGCCGCACAATATGGCTCAGCCACACAGGCTATGGCCGTCTATCTTAACCAATACCATTTCCTGCCTTTTAAGCGCGTGTCAGAGTATTTTAATACTCTCTATAAAATGAGTGTAAGTGCAGGCACTGTCGCCAATTTTGTGGCCAGAACCTATGAAAATCTGGCTTCTACTGAAGAGGTTATTCGTGACGCCTTGCGGGAATCGTCTGTTGCCGGAGCCGATGAAACGGGTATGCGGGCCGAGGGCTCTTTGCACTGGCTACACGTTATGCGGGATGAACAATGGACGCTCTACTACTTGTCTGAAAAGCGAGGTCGTGAGGCCATGGACACGATGGGCATACTGCTAACATTTGCAGGCGTTCTGGTTCATGATCATTGGAAATCCTATTTTGCATATGCGGCAACTCACGTACTTTGCAATGCCCATCACCTGAGGGAGCTTTTGGGTGTTGTTGATAGGGACAGCAATCAACTGGCGTTGCGATTGATGAAGCTACTGAGGCTTTCCTGGCATTACTGCAAGGGCTTTAAGACCATAGGTATGCTACAGATGCCAAGTGTTGTCTGTGAACGAATCGAGAAGATTTATGACCGGTTGCTTCAGCGGGCTCTAATGAAAGAAGTCGTCTATATGGAGAAGCAACGAGAGGA is a window encoding:
- a CDS encoding IS66 family transposase yields the protein MRQSSGNKAGGKKGHQGTCLKQVDIPDYIEYLPVKECNKCQASLLDSEPVKYIERQVFEPGRPGEFEVTAHRAEVKICTCGCRNQAEFPEGVTAAAQYGSATQAMAVYLNQYHFLPFKRVSEYFNTLYKMSVSAGTVANFVARTYENLASTEEVIRDALRESSVAGADETGMRAEGSLHWLHVMRDEQWTLYYLSEKRGREAMDTMGILLTFAGVLVHDHWKSYFAYAATHVLCNAHHLRELLGVVDRDSNQLALRLMKLLRLSWHYCKGFKTIGMLQMPSVVCERIEKIYDRLLQRALMKEVVYMEKQREELKRKKVKNTKAYNLFKRLTEFKAETLRFMSDFTIPFDNNGSERDVRMAKLKQKISGCFRSADGGSMFARIRSYLSSARKQGMDIYQSLHRAVRNYCNMPLLSAE
- a CDS encoding DUF6444 domain-containing protein → MIPELPATMSAEILLKENAELRMRVACLEERCRELEEKVGKNSQNSSKPPSSDGYQKPCKNSNSPDHSDDLSADKGTDPSDENPILKV
- a CDS encoding transposase produces the protein MTKFEMVAMLTSDHQVILRELASYTTFLAGALSSTAVPTFCELLFGCMLSADGFVTQALLTIDFHCVWSSYHHWLSQGKWQWKNLARHLIRLVCSKAPENQPVVLGLDDWVIERFSDKAPACRTHHQHSKKRNRPTYIWGQCWVSLAIIFERAADEVFTAIPVISFPTPASGNTSKLKIAVAMLRVVRNEVKDRVLRLLTDCWYMNWTLIKPALEMNIEVVGQIPSNRALYALPPAPTVKKRGRPKKYGIKMTTEQVKKLPEEKATVWMYGKFRKIRYRTLICRARFLKGREVRVVWSRFENDKGLTESRIFISTNPELEGLEVLRAYSRRWPVEPMFHQLKHAFGCCHLWQQKLRTLLRWMHLKMAGYALLQLLTVCKNQACLNISRIPWRSPDTTTAGMMKIALSGIIPRFSIRKGWNRYKQKYEFNFRDLIDQLIPDNSEAA
- a CDS encoding ankyrin repeat domain-containing protein; the protein is MKAYNDNYFPLNIAESYESLDSNHSVTPSFDYRKVSEASNQSSNSLIPASQTTWPTATQNAKSVTTRCARKNTHEENLQIMEAIKKGNFEELEKFHEAGLTITATINITFPFLFDPFFHAAMNNNKELFKFMIEKAGTPEAIDDFGQLVLMLIENDQLEFIELLEQFNWLSDSYAIDIHDRLRCIPMINIAIITDSPKTIAWLLDKKIDPTIKARL
- a CDS encoding transposase — its product is MCTCGCRNQAEFPEGVTAAAQYGSATQAMAVYLNQYHFLPFKRVSEYFNTLYKMSVSAGTVANFVARTYENLASTEEVIRDALRESSVAGADETGMRAEGSLHWLHVMRDEQWTLYYLSGNYSALSKGILQ
- a CDS encoding IS66 family transposase produces the protein MIPELPATMSAEILLKENAELRMRVACLEERCRELEEKVGKNSQNSSKPPSSDGYQKPCKNSNSPDHSDDLSADKGTDPSDEKPNPKSLRQSSGNKAGGKKGHQGTCLKQVDIPDYIEYLPVKECNKCQASLLDSEPVKYIERQVFEPGRPGEFEVTAHRAEVKICTCGCRNQAEFPEGVTAAAQYGSATQAMAVYLNQYHFLPFKRVSEYFNTLYKMSVSAGTVANFVARTYENLASTEEVIRDALRESSVAGADETGMRAEGSLHWLHVMRDEQWTLYYLSEKRGREAMDTMGILLTFAGVLVHDHWKSYFAYAATHVLCNAHHLRELLGVVDRDSNQLALRLMKLLRLSWHYCKGFKTIGMLQMPSVVCERIEKIYDRLLQRALMKEVVYMEKQREELKRKVTIQH